ATCTTCTACGCCATGCCGATCTTCTGGGTGGCGCTGATGGGCATCCTGCTGTTCTCGGTCACCATGGATTGGCTGCCGAGCTTCGGCTACGAGACCGTCGGCGCCAATCTCACCGGCTTCGCCCACGCGGTCGACGTCGCAAAGCACCTGATCATGCCGGCGATGACGCTCGGCCTGTTCTTCATGGCGACCTATACCCGCATGACGCGCGCCTCGATGCTGGAGGTGAAGCGGCTCGATTTCGTCAAGACCGCGCGGGCCAAGGGCCTTAGCGACGCCGTGATCCAGCGTCGCCACGTGCTGCGCAATGCGCTGCTGCCCGTCGTAACGCTCGCCGGCGTGCATTCCGGCACCTTGATCGGCGGCGCGGTCATCACCGAGACCGTGTTCGCCTGGCCCGGCATCGGCCGCCTGATGTACGACGCGTTGCTCCAGCGCGACTACAATCTGCTGCTCGGCGTCTTCGTGATCTGCTCCGCCATGGTGCTGATCTTCAACCTCATCACCGACCTGGTCTATCGCCTGGTCGACCCGCGCATCGAATTCGCCTCATGAAACAGTTCTGGAAATCGATGCTGAAGAGCCCGAGCGGCGTCGTCGGGCTCGTCATCCTGTTCCTCGCGATCGCGGTCGCCTTGTTCGGACCGATGTTCTTCCCGAACTCGCCCTGGCGCATGGTGCAGCGGCCGTTCCTGCCGCCGTTCACGCTGTCGACCGTGCCGCTCGGCACCGACGCGCTCGGCCGCGACGTCTTTGCCGGCATGATCTTCGGTGCACGCGTCTCGCTGCTGGTCGGCCTGGTCTCGACGCTGGTCGCCCTGGTCGTCGGCGTGCCGATCGGCGCGGTGGCCGGCTATTTCGGCGGCAAGGTCGACGACGCCTTGATGCGCTTCACTGAATTCTTCCAGACCATTCCGAGCTTCGCGCTGGCGATCGTCCTGGTCGCAATCCTTCAGCCGTCGATCTATTCGATCGTGGCCTCGATCGCCTTGGTGAGCTGGCCGCCCGTGGCGCGCCTCGTGCGCGGGGAGGTGCTGTCGCTGCGCACGCGCGAATATGTCCAGGCCGCGGTGGTCACCGGCCAGAGCAACAGCTGGATCATCCTGCGCGAGATCCTGCCGAACGCGCTGTCGCCCGTGATCGTGCTGGCCTCGCTGATGGTGGCGACCGCGATTCTGCTGGAATCCTCGCTGTCGTTCCTCGGCCTCGGCGATCCCAACCTGATCTCCTGGGGCTACATGGTCGGCGCCGGCCGCACCGTGATCCGGCAGGCCTGGTGGATCACCGTATTTCCCGGCGTCGCCATCCTGATCTCGGTGCTCGGCCTCAATCTGATCGGCGAAGGCCTCAACGACGCGCTCAATCCGCGCCTGTCGCGGGAGGGACGCTGACGATGACCGCTCCGCCCGCCGTCTCGATCAAGAACCTGAGGATCGCGCTGCCCAAGGGCGCCGAGCGTCCGTTCGCGGTCGACGGCGTCTCGCTCGATTTGCGGCCCGGGAAGATCGTCTGCGTCGTCGGCGAGTCCGGCTCCGGCAAGTCGATGTGCGCGCATGCGTTGATGGGCCTGCTGCCGGACACGGTGGCGGTCACATCAGGCGAGATTCAGTTCGAAGGCCGTGACCTGCTCAAGCTCGACGACGACGGCTGGCGCGACCTGCGCGGCCGCCGGCTTGCGATGATCTTCCAGGAGCCGATGACCGCGCTCAATCCCTTGATGCGGATCGGCGACCAGATGGCGGAGATGTTCGAGGCGCACGGCCTGCTGACGCCGAAGGAGCGGCGCGCGAAAGCGCTCGCCCTGGCGCGCGAGGTCGGCCTGCCCGACCCCGAACGCATCGTGCGTGCCTATCCGCACCAGCTCTCCGGCGGCCAGCGCCAGCGCGCCATGATCGCGATGGCGCTCGCACTCGAACCGGCCGTGCTGGTCGCGGACGAGCCGACCACCGCGCTCGACGTCACCACGCAGGCGCAGATCCTGAAGCTGATCCGCAACCTCCAGCGCAACCGCAATATGGCGGTGATGTTCATCACCCATGACTTCGGCGTGGTCGCCGATATCGCCGATCAGGTCGTGGTGCTCCGGCATGGCAAGGTGGTCGAGGAAGGTCCCGCGGCGACGGTGTTCAACGCGCCGCAGCACGACTACACCAAGGCGCTGCTCGCCGCGGTGCCGTCGATGGATCCGCCGGTCCGCGCACCCCTCGACGACCAGGCAAGAGCGGTCGAGGTGATCGGGCTGGACAAGACTTACGTCACTTCCGGCGGCTGGTTTCGCGAGGACCGCCGCGTCGATGCGGCACGCGCGGTCAACTTCAATATCCTCAAGGGCGAGACGCTCGGGCTCGTCGGTGAATCCGGCTCCGGCAAGTCGTCGGTCGCGCGGCTGGTGATGCGGCTGATCGAGGCCGACCGCGGCACGGTGCGAATTGGCGAGACCGATCTCACCTCGCTCTCGGGCAAGGCGCTGCGCGCCGAGCGCCATCGCATCCAGATGATCTTTCAGGATCCGTTCGCCTCGCTCAATCCGCGCCGCAAGATCGGTCACATCGTCGCCGACGGGCCGATCGCGGCCGGCACCGATCCGAAGGTCGCATTCGATCGCGCCCGCGACCTCCTCAGAATGGTCGGCCTCGACGCTGGCGCGCTCGAACGCTACCCGCACGAATTCTCCGGCGGCCAACGCCAGCGCATTGGCATTGCGCGCGCGCTCGCGCTGGAGCCCGAGATCATCGTTGCGGACGAGGCCGTCTCCGCACTCGACGTCTCCGTGCAAGCGCAAGTGTTGAAGCTGCTCGAAGATCTCAAGGCGCGGCTCGGCCTCTCGATGCTGTTCATCACCCACGACTTGCGCGTCGCCGCACAGATCTGTGATCGGATCGCCGTGATGCAACGCGGCGCCATCGTGGAGCTGAAGCCCACCGCGCAACTCTTCGCCGCGCCCGAGCATACCTACACGCGCGAGTTACTTGCGGCAGTGCCGGGACGAAAGGAACGGGCGCCGGCAGCGTGAGGCGCGTTTCGCTCCGGTATCCGGCTCCGCTTTAGGAACACGAAACAATCACGGGCATTTTATCCCTCGTGACCGACCGGACGGCAGCGAACGCAACGTCGGCACCCCACATCCAATGAAATGATTTCCATCATCTGATGATGGATATCGCGATTGATTGGAGCCGACATGGGCCAGGTTATTCAGTTTGTCTCGAAGTCCGAGCGCGAACGCATTCGTCTCATTCAGGAGGCACGCGCGATCTATGACAGCATCTTCCCGTCGACTGACTCTGCCGGAAGCGCGCAGCAAAAGGCGATCGGTAGCGCGGCCGGCGGCGACGTAGGAAATCTGGCGTGATCAAGATCATCGCCGTGCTGTGCAGTCTATCGGCTCCGGGAAATTGTCACGAGCAGATCGTCACCACGTCGGATTTCGCCGACGTTTCGCTGCAATCGTGCCTGATGGGCGCGCCCCAGCTCGCCGAATGGATGAACCAGCATCCGGCCGAGCGCTTGGCGGGATGGCGCTGCGTGATCGGGCAACAGGCCCGCAGGGGCATCTGAGGTCCGAGGACCATCAGAGGCTGCTCACCGAACGGCACGATCGCGTGAACCGTGACGGCGGCACTTCTCCAAGCTAGTATTGCATTCAGCTGCTTGGCAGAGGGGAAAGCCGGATGGAGGTCGCCAGCCTCGTTCTTCCCGTATTCGCGATTATCGTCACCGGCTGGCTCGCGGGTGAGCTCGGATACCTTTCCCGCTCGCTTGCCGATGCGCTCGTTCACTTCGCCTACAACGTGGCGATGCCGGCACTGCTGATCGTCACCATCGCACAGGAGCCGGCACGGAATCTGCTCGAGTGGCGCTTCCTGCTGGCATTCGGCGGCGGCTCGCTGATCTGCTTCGCGCTGGTCTTCCTGGCAGTCCGCGCCGGCGGCAAGCGTGACCTTGCCAGCAGCACCATCCATGGCATGGCGGCGGCGATGACCAACACCGGCTTCGTCGCGCTGCCGATCCTGCACGCGATCTACGGCCAGCCCGCCGTGTTGCCGGCTGCGGTGGCAACAGTGTTCGTGGCCGCCGTGATGTTTCCGATCACGGTCATCCTGCTGGAGTGGGACGCGCGCGGTCCCGCGCATTCGGCGGGTCTGGCGAAGCAGATCCTGCTCAATCCGATGGTGCTGTCGACGCTCGTCGGTCTGGTATGGGCGATTACCGGCTTGCCGATTCCAGCGCCGGTCGCCGTCTATCTGAACATGGTCGCCGCTGCGCTCACGCCCTGCGCGCTGTTCGCCATCGGACTCGGTCTGTCCGTCGACGGCCTGCGATCCAGCCTGAAGGCCTCGTTTGCGCTCGCCACGGTGAAGCTGGTGGTCATGCCGCTGATCGTCTACGGGCTCTGTGTGGTTCTGAGCCTCGCGCCTCTCTATACGGTAGCCGCCGTCGTCTGCGCGGCCGTACCGACGGCAAAAACCGTGTATGTCCTGGCGCACGAGCACAAGGTCGAGGAGAGATTGGTTGCAGCGACCGTCTCGATCACGACGATGCTGTCAGTCGCGACGTTGCTGGTCGCGCTCTATCTGCTCTCGGGGTCGGCGAGCGGTGCACGCTGACGCTCTCTATCTCGTGGTATTGCTCCAAGTGGGAACCGAGTTGGTCACGCCGACTGAGGGCCAATTGTAGGTGCCGATCGACGGCGCCGTGACGGTGCCGGCCGTCTGTCCGGACGACCCATAGGACGCGCGCGGCTGCGCGGCCGGCGCTCCGGCACCGCTATAGTTCGGCGCTACCACACCCGTGCTGTAAGATCGGCTCGTCGACCTGACCTTCTTCGCTTCAGCCGCGAAAGGCGCGGCAAGAACTCCTGTCGCGACGAGCGCGGCGATGGCGAGTTTGATGGTTTTCATGACAGATCCTTTCGCCCGGTTCGCACCCCCGATATGCCAAGTGTTCATTCGTCGGGATAATTTCCATGGGCCTCCATTCATAACTCCGTGCGCGGACGAAGGTGCCGGAACGAAGGGCGCGCGAGCACGCCGCCTTCGGATGGACCCGAATCAGCGCTAGTGCATTGCGCCTAGTGACTTCCCTGGACCCCTAGCAGCATGACCGGCGCCGAACTGAAGCAACTTCGCAACGACCTCTCCGACGTGCTCGATCGCAAGCTCACCGCGGCCGACATGGCCAGGCTGTGCGGATTGCCGGAGAAGGGCGGCGCCGACACCATCCGGCGCTGGGAGGTGAGCGGCCCGACGCCAGCCGCGACCAAGGTGCTGCGCGTGCTCGCGATGGCGAGCGAGCGCTATCCGATCCTGGAGAAGTTCGACATCTTCGATCGCCACGACGTGCGCGAGGAAGATCGGCCGGCGAAGCGCGCCGCCTTTCGGGCGCAGATGCGCGACGAGGCGCTGCGGCGGCTTGGTTAACAAGAGCGGCGCGCAAGTTACCCGAGATGGGTGAGGTTAAGCCTTTCTTCACCACTTCTTAAGCCGTCATTAAGCACGAAAAGCATTTGGAGCCCAACAAGTTAGGTTGGGTGCCGCTGTGCCACGGATGTGACAGCATTTTCGTCAAAAGCGGGCTATCTGCAAAACCAACGCGGCGCGGAAAGCGCGCCTGCCGGGGACATTGAGTGCTGGAGTTCAAGACGATGAAGAAGATTCTGTTTGCGACCGTTGCGCTGCTCGTGGTTGGCGCGGCTGCGCCCGCCATCGGCGCCGATCTCGGAAACCGCAACTATTACAAGACGCCCGCGCCGGCCTATGCCGCGCCAATCTACAACTGGACGGGCTTCTATCTCGGCGCCCATCTCGGCGGCGCATTCTCCAGCGACAACAATTTCAGTGGCCTCTCCACCGGCAACAACGGCAATGGCCGCTTCCTCGGCGGCGTGCAGGTCGGCGCGGACTGGCAGGTCAATCCGAACTTCGTGGTCGGCGTCGAAGGCCAGTACTCCTGGCTGTCCGGCAGCGTCGGCGCGGTGTTCCCGGGCGGCGTGGCCTATATCAACGACCAGCGCGGCCTCGGCTCGATCACCGGCCGCGTCGGCTACACCTGGGGTCCGGGCCTCGTCTACGTGAAGGGCGGCTATGCCTATTCGGACAACAACGAGAAGGTGACGGTGGGCGGCGTGCCGACCGGCTTCATCATCGATGGCGATCACCGCAACGGCTACACCGTCGGTGCCGGTCTCGAATACATGTTCGCCCCGAACTGGTCGGCCAAGGCCGAGTACCAGTACTACAATTTCGGCGACGCGCGCTTCGTCGCGGGCCCGCTGGCCGGCACCGGCAACTTCACTACCGACGACCACACCGTCAAGGTGGGCGTCAACTACCGCTTCAACTGGGCTAGCCCCGCGGTCGCGCGCTACTGAGCGGTTACCAGGATCTTTCCGCGAAACAGGGCCGGCGATCTCGCCGGCCCTTCTTTTTTCGCTCTGCGGAACGCAGCCCAAGCAGTTGCCCCAATTGCGATTTTTTAACCCGCACCGCCGATACTGCCGCCCACAAAGATAAGATAGAGCTGGGGGAATTTTCGATGGCGATCCGTCTGGGTTTGGGCCGTTTTCGGCCGCGCTTCAAAATGCCGACATGGGGCGTGCGCGGGAGCCTGTTCGCGGCCTTCGCGGTGATCGCCGGCATGGGCCTCGTGATCTCGGCCGGCGCCGGCCTGGTGCTGCAGAATCTCGGCGGACGCATGACCGAGCTGAGCGGGCGGGACATTCCGCGCCTTGCCGCAAGCCTGCAATTGTCGGCCCTGAGCGCGAGCCTTGCGGCCCAGGGCCCTGCCCTGCTTGCAGCTCAGAGCGAGGATGCCCTGAACGAGCGCACCAAGAAGCTCAGGGAATTGCAGGAGCAGACGCAGCAGAAGCTCAACGAGATCATCGAGCTCGGCGGCGACAAGGCGATCGTCTCCGGACTCAGCGAAACCATGAAGAGCATCAACGAGGCGGCTCAGAGCCTGGCCAAGGCTGCCCGCGAACGGCTGGATATCGCCGCGCTCCATGACAAGCAGTATGACGCACTGCGCAGCGCGCAGGGCGCGTTCGTCGGCGCCGCCAGTCCGGCGATGCTGGACGCGCAGACCCGGGTCAACGCCATTCTCGGCTCGGCCGACATGTCCGCCGCAGACGCCACCGACGCCGCACAATCCGTCGGCCAGCTCGGCAACGTCGTCGCCAGCGGCAATCTCGCGGCCGCCAACATGAGCGCGGCGCTGTCGGCGAACACGAGCGACAAGCTCGACGACATCCAGAAGGAATTCAAGACGGCGCAAGGGCGCCTGCGGTCCAACCTCGATCTGTTGCCGGACAACCAGGGCAGCAAGATGCTGCGCGAGACGGCGGAAAAGCTGCTCGCGCTCGGCACCGGCAAGACCGGCGTGTTCAATCTGCGTGAGAAGGAGCTCGACTCCGTCGATTATGGCCAGACCATCCTGGACGAGACCCGCAAGCTCAATGTCGGTCTCGGCATCAGCGTGCAGCAGCTCGTCGACGGCGTGCAAAAGGAGACTAACGCTTCGACCGCCCAGGCAGGGCAGCAGATCTCGCTCGCGACGACGGTGATGCTGGCCATGGGCGCCTTGATGCTGGTCGGCTCGGCCCTGTTCGTCTGGCTCTATGTCGGCCGCAACATCCTGCGCCGCATCAGCGGTCTGCAGCGCGCCATGCAGCTGCTGTCGGCCGGCGATCTCGACACCGAGATCGCGCGCTCCAAGCACAATGACGAGATCGGCGCGATGAATGACACACTGACCGTGTTCCGCGACAGCATGATCGAGGCCCGGGCGCTCGCCAGCGAGCAGGACAAGGACCGCGTCGCCAAGGCAGAGCGTGCCGCGCGGATGGAGGCGAAGATCGCCGAGTTCGAAGGCACGGTCCGCTCCGCGCTCGACAATTTGGCGCAATCAGCCAATTCGATGCAGTCGACCGCGCAGAGCATGTCGACCACCGCCGACCAGTCCAACGCGCTGGTGAACGCGGTTGCCTCCGCCGCCGAGGAGACCTCGGTCAACGTGCAGACCGTGTCGGCAGGCACCGAGCAATTGTCGTCCTCGATCACCGAGATCAGCCGCCAGGTGGTCACTTCGGCGGAGATCGCCAAGAAGGCGGTCGACGAGGCCGGTGCCACCGATACGACAGTACAAAGTCTGGCCGACAGCGCGAGCCGCATCAGCGTCGTCGTCGATCTGATCCAGACCATCGCCTCGCAGACCAATCTGCTCGCGCTCAACGCCACCATCGAGGCGGCGCGCGCGGGCGAGGCCGGCCGCGGTTTCGCGGTGGTCGCCTCCGAGGTGAAGAGCCTCGCGAGCCAGACCGCCAAGGCGACGGAGGAGATCCGCACCCAGATCGCCAGCATGCAGGAGATCACGACCACGGCGGTCGGCGCCATCCAAGGCATTGGCCGGATCATCGGCGAGATCAACGACGTCACCACGACGATCGCAGCCGCCGTGGAGGAGCAAGGCGCTGCCACCCG
This genomic stretch from Bradyrhizobium daqingense harbors:
- a CDS encoding AEC family transporter, with product MEVASLVLPVFAIIVTGWLAGELGYLSRSLADALVHFAYNVAMPALLIVTIAQEPARNLLEWRFLLAFGGGSLICFALVFLAVRAGGKRDLASSTIHGMAAAMTNTGFVALPILHAIYGQPAVLPAAVATVFVAAVMFPITVILLEWDARGPAHSAGLAKQILLNPMVLSTLVGLVWAITGLPIPAPVAVYLNMVAAALTPCALFAIGLGLSVDGLRSSLKASFALATVKLVVMPLIVYGLCVVLSLAPLYTVAAVVCAAVPTAKTVYVLAHEHKVEERLVAATVSITTMLSVATLLVALYLLSGSASGAR
- a CDS encoding outer membrane protein, producing MKKILFATVALLVVGAAAPAIGADLGNRNYYKTPAPAYAAPIYNWTGFYLGAHLGGAFSSDNNFSGLSTGNNGNGRFLGGVQVGADWQVNPNFVVGVEGQYSWLSGSVGAVFPGGVAYINDQRGLGSITGRVGYTWGPGLVYVKGGYAYSDNNEKVTVGGVPTGFIIDGDHRNGYTVGAGLEYMFAPNWSAKAEYQYYNFGDARFVAGPLAGTGNFTTDDHTVKVGVNYRFNWASPAVARY
- a CDS encoding ABC transporter permease, whose amino-acid sequence is MKQFWKSMLKSPSGVVGLVILFLAIAVALFGPMFFPNSPWRMVQRPFLPPFTLSTVPLGTDALGRDVFAGMIFGARVSLLVGLVSTLVALVVGVPIGAVAGYFGGKVDDALMRFTEFFQTIPSFALAIVLVAILQPSIYSIVASIALVSWPPVARLVRGEVLSLRTREYVQAAVVTGQSNSWIILREILPNALSPVIVLASLMVATAILLESSLSFLGLGDPNLISWGYMVGAGRTVIRQAWWITVFPGVAILISVLGLNLIGEGLNDALNPRLSREGR
- a CDS encoding methyl-accepting chemotaxis protein codes for the protein MAIRLGLGRFRPRFKMPTWGVRGSLFAAFAVIAGMGLVISAGAGLVLQNLGGRMTELSGRDIPRLAASLQLSALSASLAAQGPALLAAQSEDALNERTKKLRELQEQTQQKLNEIIELGGDKAIVSGLSETMKSINEAAQSLAKAARERLDIAALHDKQYDALRSAQGAFVGAASPAMLDAQTRVNAILGSADMSAADATDAAQSVGQLGNVVASGNLAAANMSAALSANTSDKLDDIQKEFKTAQGRLRSNLDLLPDNQGSKMLRETAEKLLALGTGKTGVFNLREKELDSVDYGQTILDETRKLNVGLGISVQQLVDGVQKETNASTAQAGQQISLATTVMLAMGALMLVGSALFVWLYVGRNILRRISGLQRAMQLLSAGDLDTEIARSKHNDEIGAMNDTLTVFRDSMIEARALASEQDKDRVAKAERAARMEAKIAEFEGTVRSALDNLAQSANSMQSTAQSMSTTADQSNALVNAVASAAEETSVNVQTVSAGTEQLSSSITEISRQVVTSAEIAKKAVDEAGATDTTVQSLADSASRISVVVDLIQTIASQTNLLALNATIEAARAGEAGRGFAVVASEVKSLASQTAKATEEIRTQIASMQEITTTAVGAIQGIGRIIGEINDVTTTIAAAVEEQGAATREIARNIQHAAGGTSEVSSNIVGVSTASAEAGAAASEVLGASDALRREADLLRGEIDAFLNNMRAA
- a CDS encoding ABC transporter permease; its protein translation is MLSFVAQRVVKGVIVLLAIVVLNFFLIRLAPGDPAIVMAGEAGASDQVFVKQLREKFGLDKPLPEQLFIYVKGVITLDLGFSFRQQAPVAKLIGERLPATLLLTLTAFAISLMLGILFGSFAARFAGTFLDTAITVFALIFYAMPIFWVALMGILLFSVTMDWLPSFGYETVGANLTGFAHAVDVAKHLIMPAMTLGLFFMATYTRMTRASMLEVKRLDFVKTARAKGLSDAVIQRRHVLRNALLPVVTLAGVHSGTLIGGAVITETVFAWPGIGRLMYDALLQRDYNLLLGVFVICSAMVLIFNLITDLVYRLVDPRIEFAS
- a CDS encoding ABC transporter ATP-binding protein, whose product is MTAPPAVSIKNLRIALPKGAERPFAVDGVSLDLRPGKIVCVVGESGSGKSMCAHALMGLLPDTVAVTSGEIQFEGRDLLKLDDDGWRDLRGRRLAMIFQEPMTALNPLMRIGDQMAEMFEAHGLLTPKERRAKALALAREVGLPDPERIVRAYPHQLSGGQRQRAMIAMALALEPAVLVADEPTTALDVTTQAQILKLIRNLQRNRNMAVMFITHDFGVVADIADQVVVLRHGKVVEEGPAATVFNAPQHDYTKALLAAVPSMDPPVRAPLDDQARAVEVIGLDKTYVTSGGWFREDRRVDAARAVNFNILKGETLGLVGESGSGKSSVARLVMRLIEADRGTVRIGETDLTSLSGKALRAERHRIQMIFQDPFASLNPRRKIGHIVADGPIAAGTDPKVAFDRARDLLRMVGLDAGALERYPHEFSGGQRQRIGIARALALEPEIIVADEAVSALDVSVQAQVLKLLEDLKARLGLSMLFITHDLRVAAQICDRIAVMQRGAIVELKPTAQLFAAPEHTYTRELLAAVPGRKERAPAA